The genomic DNA GATTATACAATAGCCGCTGCTGGAGCAGCATATTGGAGGTAAGCCCTGTAACTTGGCTGTCACTCATTCCCATACCCTTTAGTCCACCACCAGCCAGCATCGCATTTTCCGTGGCAATGATCTCTGTGACTGCCGAGCGTAGATTTCCAGTAGCCTGACCTACCGTATTATCTACATAAAAACCGATGTTGCTCTGAACTCCTTTAATCCTATTTTCCTCCAACCCAGCTGGAAGGTAAATCACCGCAAAAAACTTTTCATTATATAAAAGTAAATTCGGATCGGTTTCGTTCTCTTGCACATGGCGTACATCAATATACTGCGATGCATCTAATTTATTAATAAGCTGTCGGCTATAATGGCTATGATCTAAATCGACTACAGCTACAGAGGCATCGTTAAGCTGATTATTTTTAAAAACAAACCCTAAAGATGCCGATACGACAATCGGGACGAGCAGCATAACAAATACCAGCTTGCCGCTGATCAACAGCTTCCATTCCTCTATAAACGCCTTCATTTCGTCACAACCTCTATCGTCATTCCAGGTAATAATTCAGGTGTTCGCTGAACATCTACCCTTACCTGGAAGGAGCTTATATCAGCCAAACCTTTATCCCGGCTCATTCTCATGTTGGTATACTGCGGAGCAGAGGTAACGTATCTCACCTTGCCCTGGATATTTTTGTCTAAAGCTACGACATGTGAAGCCACATTTCCCCCTGCTTTAAACTGTGAGATGGAATCCTCATTCACATAAATATCATAGTATAGCTGGTTGGTTTCAATAACGACGCCTGTTGCCCCTGTAGCAACGATTTCTCCCATCTTGGGAACAATGCGGGACACTTTACCGTCTGCGGATGCCTTCAGCACCGTACGTCCGCGCTGCAATTCCAAGGTTTTGAGCTGAACGGTTAATGCCTGTTTTTGTTGAGCCAGAAGATCTACATTGTATTCACTATTTTTAACATCTTTACGTGTTTGGGAGGTCTGGGTAAGTGCTTCCTTGGCCTTTTCCGTTTTGATGCGGGCCTGTTCGCGTTCCTCTGCGGTTGCGCCTGCCTCCATTTTTTCCAGAGCGGTTTGCTGCTGGGCGATACTATTTTTAGCAATGTCGGATTGTTTGCTGGCCGCAGTAATCTGATTATTGGCAATCTCCACCTGATCCCGAGCTGTATCCAGCGTAATTTGGGCAGAATCCAGTTGGTTTTTGGCGTTATCCAGCTCCGCCTTGGTTCCAGCCCCAGCATCGTACAAAGCTTTGATACGGTTGTAATTGACTTTAGCCAACTCATGCGCCTGTTGTCTGGAGGTCACTGTCTTTTGCGCGATCTCTGCATTTCTTTTGGCTGTCTCCACCCCTGTCAGAGATGCGTCCAACGATTGCTGCGCCGCTTCAATAGCCAGCTTTTGCTTTTGGATATCCTCCGCACGTGTGCCTTGGTTCAACAGGGATTCTCCCGCTTGCGCAGCCTGAATATCCAGTTGCCCCTGTTTTTCTGAAGTCGAAATTTTCTCCGACTGGTTTTGCAGTCCGTCTTTAGCCTGCTTTATTTTTACATCAGCCTGCGCGATATCCGTTTTTAATTTCTCAATTTGCAGGTCGAGGTCCACAGGATCGAGGGTCATGAGCACATCGCCTTTTTTCACCTGTTGTTCCTCCTTCACCTCAATGGTGCTCACTCTTCCCCCAACGCCCTGAAAAGCGACATTTACGGTATCTGCGGTAAGTAACGTGTTTTTTTGTGCGGCAGCCATACTCACAGCATCCTTGCCGCTCATAGCCATCAGCGTACCTCCAGTACCTAACGCGGCAATAAGTATAACGTACACAATGATATTTTTTTTCATTGCTATGAACTCTCCTTCATGATGATTTAGCTAATAATAAGCGGAAAATGAAAGTTAAAAAACAAGTACGCAACCTGATAGTACGACGTCTAACTATTGGTCTCGGGAAAGGTATTATTCCCGTTTTATTCGCTCCAGACCTGTGGAAAGCTTCTGTAGCATCCCCGCGAAGTGGACATGATCTTCCTTCGTAAATTCCTTCAATAAATCGGAAAAAAGCTGAATGAACAGCGGAATTCTTTCCGTCATTAACTGTCTTCCTTCCTCAGTCAAGGAGATTGCGGTCATACGGCGATCCTCCAGCGTACTTCTTCGGATGATACCGTCACGTTCCAGCTTGTCGATTACACTGGTTACGGTTGAACGTGTTACTCCTGAATATTCGGCCAGTTCAGATGGAGTCAACGCACGTTCATGCAGATACAGCGGAATTAAGATTTTCAGACTTCCAATGGATAGTCCATATTCCGACAGTCTGGAGCACACACCATTGTATACTTCATGAGCCGTCTGCATGAAAAGCACTAGCGTACTCAACGATTGGGGGTCCACATGGGGAATTTTTTCTGCCAATAAGTTTATCTTTTTGGGATCACCCTTGAAGTTAAAATCAAAATACAACGTGAAAGCCCCCTCTGTAATTAATATCCACACTATACGTCGCCGTATAGTTATGTGTCAATACTCTTTTTAGAGGCGCATTAATAAAAAAGGTTTCCAAGCTCCCTGGCCAGGAGTCAAGAAAACCTTCTCAATGCATAGGATTTTTTGATGTCATGCTCAAGCTTAGAAAAACCGTCCCTTTTTAAGCACTAGCGGAATCCCGCCAATGATAAACAGATAACGGATATCCACAATTTTCTTCAACTGCGCGGCAATCCAGCCCTTTATTTTGCGATTGCCCACGACCGCGACAGCCTCCCCTTTTCCAAGAGAAGCAACCGTGCCTTTATTGGAAAATACGAACTTGTGCAGCTCCTTTTTCCGAAGTGTAGCTGCCAGATTCTTTGCGCAGAGTACCCCTTGCTGCATTGCAATTTGGGCGGTCGGCGGATACGGGCGTCCTTCGGGATTAAACATTAAAGAACTGTCCCCGATAATAAAAATGTCGTCATGGCCCGGTGCGCGTAGAAAATCGTCGATCTTCACCCGTCCGCGCATCACTTCAAATCCGGCTTTCTCGATGAGGCCGTTACCACGAATACCTCCAGTCCATACGACCGTGCAGGCTTCGATTTTCTCACCCTCACCGACAATGACGCCGTCCTCAAGACATTCCTTAATGGGAACACCGATGCGGAAGGTAACGCCCTTGCGCTTAAGGACTTCCATCGCGTATTCTACCAGCTCCGGATCGAAGCCCGGCAATGCCGTAGGAGCCGCTTCGACGTTAATGATTTGAATCCGGTTAAAATCAATATCATAGGCTCTCGCCAATTGTGGCAGGCGATCCGCCAGTTCTGCCACGAATTCAATGCCGCTAAAGCCCGCTCCTCCGACCACAAAATTCAGCCGTCCGGGGTTTCCGTCATTTTTATACAAAGCAAGCTGGTATTCGATATGCTCACGGATCAAGCGGACCGAGTTAATGCTTCGAATCGTAAGCGCGAACTTATCCATCCCCTGAATACCGAAGGTTTCCGGTTCCCCACCCAGTCCGATCACCAGATAATCATAGGATAGCGATCCATCCTCCAGCACGATTTTCTTCTCCTTCGGTATGATTTCCTTAACCGTTCCTTTGATTAGATCCACCTTGAACTCATCGATCAGCTGCGAAATCGGAATCCGTGAATGCTCAATTGTATCCGTACCCGCCGCAGGCATGTGGAGATGCGTTGTTATATAATGATAATCATGGCGGTTAATCAGCGTGACATCGGCCTCGTTGTGCTTGAGCTCCTTTTGCAATTGCTGAGCCGTCAAAATACCGCCATACCCGGCGCCCACAATGACAATTTTGGGAATACTGCCCATGCTTTTACCCCTTCCGGTTTACGTAATCTTTGATATTCACAGCTTTGCTACCTGCATGACTAATTTATGCACACCAGATAATCTTCATCAAAATATTAATCACTTAAACTTTGCAAGCGGAACCCGGCAGTTTATAATGATAAACAGTGAATCATGCGTTCGATGGCTTTCTTACCTCTGCGGCTGATTCAACATTTAACATTCAATATCCATTATCCATACTATTCCTTTCGGAGGTGTTTTTAGAGTGACAGCTCAATCCACAGGTGCGGAGCTCCGCGATCTGATTATCATCGGAGGCGGTCCAGCCGGTATTTTCGCTGCTTTCTACGGGGGAATGCGACAGGCATCCGTCACCTTAATTGAAAGTATGCCCCAACTCGGGGGCCAGCTTGCAGCCCTTTATCCTGAAAAATATATTTATGACGTCGCTGGCTTTCCTAAAGTGACTGCACAGGAACTGGTCAACAATCTCGTTCAGCAGATGAACCACTTTAATCCAGAAGTACAGTTAGAAGAGAAAGTCGTATCATTAGAGAAAAAGGAAGAACGCCACTTCATCGTCAAAACAGATAAAGGCGGCGAGTATCACGGTAAAGCGGTCATTATTACCGCTGGCGTGGGTGCTTTTGAGCCGCGCAGACTGGAACTGCCGGGCGCAGATCGTTTTGAAAAAACGAACCTGCATTACTTTGTCAGCGACCTGAGCAAATTTGCAGGCCGGAAAGTGCTGATCAGCGGCGGCGGCGACTCTGCGGTAGACTGGGCGCTCATGCTGGAACCGATTGCAGAACAGGTTACATTGATTCACCGCCGCGACAAGTTCCGTGCGCATGAACACAGTGTAGAAAACCTCCTCGCTTCCAAAGTAAACGTCGTTACACCGACTGAAATTACAGAGCTGCATGGGGAAGACTTGATTACGAAGGTTACTCTTGCTCATGTAAAAACCAAAGAAACTCAGGAAATCGAAGTGGACGATGTAATCGTTAACTTTGGATTTGTATCCACACTCGGCCCGATTGCCGAATGGGGAATCGAAATCGAAAGTAACTCCATCGTGGTCGATTCCCGTCAGGAAACGAATATTCCCGGTATTTTCGCCGCTGGGGACATTACAACCTATCCAGGCAAGCTCAAGCTGATTGCTGTCGGCTTTGGTGAAGCCCCTACGGCCGTCAACAATGCCAAGGTATATGTTGATCCGGACGCCAAGCTGTCCCCGGGTCACAGTAGTAACATGAAACTGTAGTCTACTTTAGACTATGACAAAAAAGGGTATTTTACTCCAAATTTGAATTATTGGAGTGAAATACCCTTTTCTACGGTGTGCCTATTCGTTGCAATGATTGTCCGTAAAGCCATTCGAACCCTGAATGACTTCACAGTCACAGTACGAGAGCTTGTCCGGTCTAATGAAGGACTACGGCTGTACTCATCTCTAAGTTTCTTTTGTGAATCTCAGCCAGCAACAGTGCAATGAAGTCACATTCAAGTTTAAGCTCGATTGCCATCTGATAGGAATCCAAAAGCATTTCATCCGTCAGCATAGCCATCCTCGACACAACCTTTCCTTATATTTCAAAATCTATTCTATCAAAATACCAAAAACGGAACAAGCGTTCTGTTATCCACAGCATGTTGTGGAAATCCTGTGTATAAATTGTTGGTAAGTGTCGTAAAGCCTTATATGTGACAGGGGATAATGTGGACAATACTTATACACAGGATTTTGACGCTG from Paenibacillus sp. FSL R10-2782 includes the following:
- a CDS encoding biotin/lipoyl-binding protein, coding for MKKNIIVYVILIAALGTGGTLMAMSGKDAVSMAAAQKNTLLTADTVNVAFQGVGGRVSTIEVKEEQQVKKGDVLMTLDPVDLDLQIEKLKTDIAQADVKIKQAKDGLQNQSEKISTSEKQGQLDIQAAQAGESLLNQGTRAEDIQKQKLAIEAAQQSLDASLTGVETAKRNAEIAQKTVTSRQQAHELAKVNYNRIKALYDAGAGTKAELDNAKNQLDSAQITLDTARDQVEIANNQITAASKQSDIAKNSIAQQQTALEKMEAGATAEEREQARIKTEKAKEALTQTSQTRKDVKNSEYNVDLLAQQKQALTVQLKTLELQRGRTVLKASADGKVSRIVPKMGEIVATGATGVVIETNQLYYDIYVNEDSISQFKAGGNVASHVVALDKNIQGKVRYVTSAPQYTNMRMSRDKGLADISSFQVRVDVQRTPELLPGMTIEVVTK
- a CDS encoding MarR family transcriptional regulator encodes the protein MYFDFNFKGDPKKINLLAEKIPHVDPQSLSTLVLFMQTAHEVYNGVCSRLSEYGLSIGSLKILIPLYLHERALTPSELAEYSGVTRSTVTSVIDKLERDGIIRRSTLEDRRMTAISLTEEGRQLMTERIPLFIQLFSDLLKEFTKEDHVHFAGMLQKLSTGLERIKRE
- a CDS encoding NAD(P)/FAD-dependent oxidoreductase; the protein is MGSIPKIVIVGAGYGGILTAQQLQKELKHNEADVTLINRHDYHYITTHLHMPAAGTDTIEHSRIPISQLIDEFKVDLIKGTVKEIIPKEKKIVLEDGSLSYDYLVIGLGGEPETFGIQGMDKFALTIRSINSVRLIREHIEYQLALYKNDGNPGRLNFVVGGAGFSGIEFVAELADRLPQLARAYDIDFNRIQIINVEAAPTALPGFDPELVEYAMEVLKRKGVTFRIGVPIKECLEDGVIVGEGEKIEACTVVWTGGIRGNGLIEKAGFEVMRGRVKIDDFLRAPGHDDIFIIGDSSLMFNPEGRPYPPTAQIAMQQGVLCAKNLAATLRKKELHKFVFSNKGTVASLGKGEAVAVVGNRKIKGWIAAQLKKIVDIRYLFIIGGIPLVLKKGRFF
- a CDS encoding NAD(P)/FAD-dependent oxidoreductase — encoded protein: MTAQSTGAELRDLIIIGGGPAGIFAAFYGGMRQASVTLIESMPQLGGQLAALYPEKYIYDVAGFPKVTAQELVNNLVQQMNHFNPEVQLEEKVVSLEKKEERHFIVKTDKGGEYHGKAVIITAGVGAFEPRRLELPGADRFEKTNLHYFVSDLSKFAGRKVLISGGGDSAVDWALMLEPIAEQVTLIHRRDKFRAHEHSVENLLASKVNVVTPTEITELHGEDLITKVTLAHVKTKETQEIEVDDVIVNFGFVSTLGPIAEWGIEIESNSIVVDSRQETNIPGIFAAGDITTYPGKLKLIAVGFGEAPTAVNNAKVYVDPDAKLSPGHSSNMKL
- the sda gene encoding sporulation histidine kinase inhibitor Sda — translated: MAMLTDEMLLDSYQMAIELKLECDFIALLLAEIHKRNLEMSTAVVLH